The sequence ACTCTACGGAAAATAAAACCTCTCTCTATATGTGTTTTCTCCAAATCCTATTTCTCTTTGAAGTTGATGATATTGTTGATTTGATTTCTGTGTTGtcattgttattttctttagttacataaagaaaaaaaggtaaTAATcgtatatttcttatattttttatataataatatttattatttaatatttaaaagataatttttctcatctttctaatttttaattttatactaaaaacttTTTTGTTAAAATCTTTGCTATATGTTTGACTTTATACTATATACCTTTTGATTTTTGGTATTGcctctatattttatttattacattaaaatatttttgaatttgagagtgaatgcaattaaagaactaaattgataaaaaaatataatttgattcttaAACTTCTTGTAAAAGTTACaattttaatgtaaaaatattgataataaaaataatttctattttattttgagaaattaaaattaaaatatataattttttagtattttaataaatataaatatttttaaaatataaatgttatttagaatttaattatgttataaaTTAGAGTAAGTAAGagactaattaattattcttgtATAGACACCGAATGGTTTTTgctaaaaatagaattttacattaatttgacttaaagataaatttgaaaaatttgatatttaataatatatttaaaattaaattgagttttttttgtcattttagttttttgattgtcttgattttaaataaagaaataagagttagttttattaaaagacaattgattctaatgtaataaataaattgtaaggaataatttatataatacagtaaaatgaaaaataatagtataaaactaaatctagttaataattgttttataaaatttctaacgAAAAagttgtgagtatgaaattataaaataaaatgataaaaaatataattagtaaaatattgtttaaagtatatttgaaaaatttaattacagaagtaaattttttatttcattttaatatttcattaaattttaatgccACATCAGCATTTTAGCCAAAAAGTACGGCTGGGGAGTGATTTtcgaaaagaaattttaagtttagatataatcaaataaattgtaaAGAAAAGTCTaactaaaattcttaaaagcccaaaattcagaattttttgtattattaggtctaataaaaatatatatcaactCCTTAATCGTTAACTTTTAGTTTAACTCCCAACGGGTACCGACCCATATATATGgaattttttatgaatgtaATTTTGACAAAGTAAATTTTACTTTACTAAATATAAGTGATAATTATAGGTGAATTTTAGAATATTGTAGTTTATAGTATTTtcaatagttttatttttattaaatataaaatataaaaatatatcagtatgtgattttatataaattctatatattaatatattatatataaatttcactcaaattttataaatttttattagcaaacaaataaaaatatcaaaaatcacTGTAGATTATAACACCTTAGCTACGTTTAaatgattatcaaaattaaagggCAAAATATTTCTGGAAGCCTATGGCAAGGTTCAATGAAACTGCAGCAGATGATATCAATCTCTCTGTACTATGACTTGATGCTCGCCCACGTGAAAATGATTTCGTATAGTACGATGAGAAATTATGACTTCCTCCAATAGATGCCTATTAATAGGTGTCTCCTGATTTCCCTTTGTTCAATCCTACTGCCCTTTCtctccaaaagaaaataatatatacatacaactgaaaaaagaaaagaaaagaaaaaaacaagcTTTCAAGAAACTGATATTCATGGAAGAAATTATGTCAAATTTTCCTTCTTCAGCTTCAATGATATCCTTTTGTCAAGAATCCTTACCTCCACTCCAGCAACGCCTCCAGTATATCCTCCAAAGCAGGCCTGAATGGTGGGTTTACGCCATCTTCTGGCAGGCTTCCAAGGAACCTAATGGCCGCCTTGTTTTATCATGGGGTGATGGTGATTTCCGTGACTCTAAAGGTCTTGCAGTAAAACCTAGCAATAACAAGCAGAACCAACTCAAATATGGATTCAAtcttgaaagaaagaaggtCACTAGAGATTTCCAATCTCTTTTTGGTGATGAAATGGATCTGGAAAGATTAGCAGATGCTGATGTTACAAATTATGGGTGGTTCTATACAGTATCAGTCACTCAATCGTTTAATGTTGGAGAGGGGATTTTAGGCCAAACATTTGGTTCCGGTACTTTCACTTGGTTGACTGGTGACCATGAACTTCAGTTGTATGAATGTGGAAGAGTTAAGGAGGCTCGGATGCACGGGATACAGACTTTAGTCTGTATTGCTACTTCTACCGGAGTTGTTGAATTGGGATCCTCGAATATGATCAATGAAGACTGGAGCCTAGTGCAACTGTGCAAATCCCTCTTTGTTCAAGATGTTACCTGCTTGATCCCCAAGCAGCCCAGGCCCGAGGCTCAGCTTCAAATCCCCGACAGAAGTGCTTCTGTTCTTGATATTGGTATGTTTTCAGGTTGCCAAAAGCAGGCCTCTCCGGAGACGCATAATGAAGGGGATATAAAGAAAGATGCCACCAATGACCTAGGCCGCTCATCTTCTGACTCTGGACCTTTTGATTCTGATGGCAATTTTGCTGTTGAAAGCACTGATCGGATcaagaaaagaggaagaaagCCAGTTAAGGGCAAAGAATTGCCTCTAAACCACGTGGAAGCCGAGAGGCAGCGAAGAGAGAGGCTTAATAATCGATTCTATGCACTCCGGTCTGTGGTTCCTAATGTGTCAAAGATGGATAAAGCATCTTTGCTTGCAGATGCAGTGACCTATATCCAGGAGCTTAAGGCCAAAGTTGATGAATTAAAGACACAAGTACAACTAGTATCAAAGAAATCCAAGATTAGTGGTAACAATGTGTTTGACAATAATTCAACCAGTTCCATGATTGATCGTCATTTGATGACTTCCTCCATTTATAGAGCTAAAGAGATGGAAGTGGATGTGAGGATTGTAGGATCGGAAGCCATGATCCGAGTTCGGTCCCCCGACATTGATTACCCAGCTGCAAGATTGATGAATGCAATTCGAGAACTTGAATTTCAAGTTCATCACGCAAGCATATCAAGCATCAAGGACGTGGTGCTTCAAGATATTGTGGTTAGTATTCGTGATGGATTGACTAGTGAAGAGGTCGTAAGAACTGCTATTATTCAAAGTCTAATGCAAAACTAAGAGCTACTCCAAATGGTTTAATTAATAACCTTATTTGAGAAGTAATTGTACATGAGATATTATGTGGAGCCCAAGTAGCCCTTAAATTAAGGTGAAGTTCTTCACTTAAAGGACATAAAATGCTGTCAACATGTGCTTAATTCTGATTTGCTCTTCCTAATCTTAATGTTGCCTAAGTtatcttaatttaaatatgtacGTTCATATGTGGAGAAGGTAGATATTTAAAGTGCTGATAGTTGTTTAAGAGTTCCTCGTATCATTATAGCTTCTTGTATGTTGTCCAAGTGGAGGCCAGAAAGTATGGAATTACTCCATGGTTGTTTCCTAAatggaatttttatcttaCTCATGTGAGCAAAGCTGTACATATGTTAATCtgctttcttctttcaatCCCATTTGCGGCAGCCCTTTCACCATAAGTACATTTTGAGCTGTTATCAAGCTATTAGGATGATTTTTTTAGCCAAAATCATAACTCTCCTAATCGTTTCAAAGAAATTAGATTATGGTTGGACATGCATCATCCCCTAATCATAATCTATTGCTTCATGTTTTACTTTTTACCCTTTTACCTAAGagagttttaaaatttgtttctGCTTAAGGAAAATtcaaccaaaataaaaataaaaagaagaattggCAATATTGTtgacatttattatttttgaaaattttgaactACAAGTCAACTGGCATTTGAGTCAACAGATGTTTTAGAATTGCAAATatgaaagatataaaattgTAAGTATGAAAGATAAAAGTAGGTAAACATCTTACCGACAATGTCTCTATCTATACACTAAAcagataaataattgatatatatatttttaattttaaataataaaatatttatcaatcatctaatatcaaaataatacgTGTCACTCTCCTATCTATTGTGGTGTATATACATTGACGACcataaatctaattttctttttaaattttatatcgATCAGTAATGACTGAAAATATATTGTAATAAGCTTTTATAATGAATCACACAAAAACAacatatttatgttttaaacACTTAATGATAAACTTTAATGCTTTACcgaaaatataagaaaactaagGTTGtttgtgaaaaaaaatataaaataaaataaaagagaatacTTTCTTTGTCTGAGAATCtttaatatagaaatttaattaaaataattaatattcattttctccaaagaaaaaaagaagaggattATATATACATTCCAATTTCAATTATGTGAAAAATGGCATGGGAGAGATGATgaaattggaaaaagaaaagaagaaaatggttGCAAAACAACATATGACAAAATTAAGGAGGGTGATCAAGATTCAAGAAGAATgcttctcattttgttcaggCTTTGGGTGGGTTTTTTTCCTTGAAGAATCTTAGAGCACGTACTCTTCTGTTAAATCTAAGCATTATTTTCCGAATAATTAGCTAAAGCTATTCATACGGttttctatataataatttcttaaagttTCGCGTTATATAGCAAACGCTTTCGTTAATTAGTATTCCAAATGTTCGCACAATGCGCCTAATGGTTACTTTTTAGGGACAAATTCTTGTGGACTTCAACGGATTTAGATTTAAACTTTCTCCATCAGTCAATGTCATTAAAGCTAATTAAGTATAGAGAAACTGTaaagcattttcttttaaaaaaagaaaaatcctgTAAAAATTCACTTACATTTTGTAtgcaaaatagaaatataaattcttttatttaatatcattcatttttattattgttatacttttataaaaattacttaagactgaaaattaattatatataaccatatttatattaattgataaaaatatttttataagtcaAGAcggaataaaaagaaaaactatctTTCTACTAATATATAAACAGATGATAttagaacaaataaaaaagaataaatctgGAATTATTTATGCAAGAAATGGTGAAAAGAATAGTTAAATTGATGGGTTACAAGATGGATCCAGTATTCGTGTAGAAAGATGACGTCTTAAGAAGCTTCGTTCAAAAGAGGGGGAAAAAAAACgagaaaaacaaagagaaaagaaagcatGGTCCCAAAAACGCATATGCTTCAATGAACCCAGAAGCTGAAAATAGGCAAATTAATCCCTGCAAAGTTGAAGACATACATCAATTTCAATTAGGTCACGTGGTAATGATGCCTGAATGTATCGGTAAGCTTgttcagaaaagaaaatgtatcGGAACGAGATTGTGACCCGAAAAGGTTTTCTTCCTTGAACAAATTAAACATTGTTTGGAATGTCTTGTCATTTCTCTCATTCAATTCCCACAGGCCCACACCATCACTTTCATAGTCTTGTCatacctctctctctctctttctaacaTGGAAACGTTACCGTTCGGATGCAGTCCTTGCTTCAATAACACGAAGCATTATTGGTGAGAAACTATGCGGTTGGCACTTAAATTTGGTAATTCCAAAAGCCTTTTAGTTT comes from Ricinus communis isolate WT05 ecotype wild-type chromosome 5, ASM1957865v1, whole genome shotgun sequence and encodes:
- the LOC8288847 gene encoding transcription factor MYC1; translated protein: MEEIMSNFPSSASMISFCQESLPPLQQRLQYILQSRPEWWVYAIFWQASKEPNGRLVLSWGDGDFRDSKGLAVKPSNNKQNQLKYGFNLERKKVTRDFQSLFGDEMDLERLADADVTNYGWFYTVSVTQSFNVGEGILGQTFGSGTFTWLTGDHELQLYECGRVKEARMHGIQTLVCIATSTGVVELGSSNMINEDWSLVQLCKSLFVQDVTCLIPKQPRPEAQLQIPDRSASVLDIGMFSGCQKQASPETHNEGDIKKDATNDLGRSSSDSGPFDSDGNFAVESTDRIKKRGRKPVKGKELPLNHVEAERQRRERLNNRFYALRSVVPNVSKMDKASLLADAVTYIQELKAKVDELKTQVQLVSKKSKISGNNVFDNNSTSSMIDRHLMTSSIYRAKEMEVDVRIVGSEAMIRVRSPDIDYPAARLMNAIRELEFQVHHASISSIKDVVLQDIVVSIRDGLTSEEVVRTAIIQSLMQN